From Kineococcus rhizosphaerae:
CCGGCTTGGCGGTGTCGATGACCGTCCAGGAGTCCCCCGAACGGGCGTAAAACGGCTGGAAGTCGTGGAAGTGCTGGCTGCGGTCGTACTGGAAGCCGTTCTTCAGCAGCAGGTCCGCGGTGGCCGGCGACATCTCCGACCAGGGCGAGATGTAGCCGCGAGGCTTCTGGCCGGAGAACTTCTCGACCAGCTCGACGGACTTGGCGATGATGTCTTCTTCCTGCTGCGGACTCAGAGAGATTGGGTTCTCGTGCGAGTACCCGTGCCCGGCCAGCTCGTGGCCGGCCTCGACGATCTGCTCGATGCGGTGCGGGAAGGTCTCGATGGAGTGCCCGGGGGCGAACCAGGTGGTCTGGATGCCCAGCCGCTTGAACAGCTTCAGCAGACGCGGGACGCCGATCTCGCCGGCGAACATCCCTCGCTGGATGTCGGCGGGAGAGTCCTCACCGCCGTAAGAGCCGAGCCAACCTGCGACGGCGTCGATGTCGACGCCCACACCCACGCGGATGTCCTTGACCATGTCGGTCATCCTCTCAATGCGATCGATTGCGAACTTCTGAGGTGCATTTTCGCGGCATCTACGCGATCGATTGCGTAGACCGTACGCGCCCTGCCTAGACAGGTCAACCGCTCACGAAGCCCAATCCCTAATCGGTTCGTGCAGATGTCGCACCCATCGTGGCGCCGAGGCCGGCTCAGGCCACCGGTCCGTGCGCGGCGTGTCCGGCACCGAAGTCGTCGAGCTGCGGCATGACCTTGCAGCAGAGCATGGCCACCCCAGACAGGAACACTCCCGTGACACCGACGACCATCGCCGTGACCGTCCAGTCGTAGCCGGACACGAGCATGGCGGTGATGATGGCGCCGGCGGCGATGGAGCCGGGTTGCCCGATGGCGTTCAGGAAGGTGGTGCCGGTCCCGCGGCAATCGGTGCTGTAGCTCTCACCCATGAAGAACATCAGGCAGGCGAACGGGCCGGCCATGAAGAACTGCCCCAGGGCGTACAGGACCATGATCGAGACGGTGCCCTCGGCCCACAGCAGCATGCCGGTGTAGAAGAAGCACGCGATGATGAAACCCACGCCGGCAGCGCCGCGACGCCCGAAACGCTGACCGATGGCACCGAAGGTGAGGTACCCCAGGAAACCACCGATGTTGGCGACCATGAAAACCAACAGCGACAGCGAGAACGGGATGCCCTTGCCGCTGGTGAGCAGAGTGGTCCCCAGGGCGGTGAACGTGGTCACCCCAAAGAAGTTGAAGAACCACACGACCGACAACAGGATCGT
This genomic window contains:
- a CDS encoding polysaccharide deacetylase family protein; translation: MVKDIRVGVGVDIDAVAGWLGSYGGEDSPADIQRGMFAGEIGVPRLLKLFKRLGIQTTWFAPGHSIETFPHRIEQIVEAGHELAGHGYSHENPISLSPQQEEDIIAKSVELVEKFSGQKPRGYISPWSEMSPATADLLLKNGFQYDRSQHFHDFQPFYARSGDSWTVIDTAKPAADWMKPLIRGQEIDLVEITFNWYLDDLPPMMFIKKSPNSHGFVNPRDIEQLWIDQFDWVYREYDYAIFPMCIHPDVSGRPQVLLMLERVLQHIQKHPGVTIEPFENTVADFRRRFPFESNSRYPFDREID